From Anaerosoma tenue:
CTCGTCGTACAGGTCGCCGAGTGACGCGTCGAGCGCTCGCTCGACGTCCGTGGCGGTGGACGCCTGCTCGAGATACCGCCCGAACGCGGTCTCAGAGAGGATGCGGCGCTGCTCGGCGAAGTCGGGCGCGTCGATCAGCCGCTCGAAGACCGACCGCGTCAGCAGCTTGGCCTGCAGGACGCGAACGCGCCCTACGGCGAAGCCGTACCGGATGTCATCGCGTATCGAGGCGAGTTGCGCCACGTTACCGGTCCTCCCCGGCGAACAGGGTGCGCACGGCCACGTGCAGCAGGTCGGCACGGTGCTCGGCGATGTACGACGCGGCGGAAACGTCCACCCGTACGCCGTCGCCCTCAACGCACACACCCCGCTCGATGTCTGGCGACGTGCCTTCCACTGTCACATCGATGCCAGCGTCCCGCAGCAGCGCGCCGAGCGTCCGGAGGCGCTGCTCGTCGGCGGCGCTCACGCGGATCCGCTGCCCGGGTACGGCGACCTCGGCCACCTCACGCGCGATGAGCGCGACGTACTCGTCGTCAGGGAGGTCCTCGAGTCTGTGTCCAGCCTCGGCGAGAGCCCTCTCGGCCAGGTCCTTCTTGGCGGCCAGAAGCGAGTCGCGGGCCGCAAGCCGCGCATTGGCGAGGAGGGTGTCGGCCTCTACCTTCGCCTGCGTCAGCGTGCGCTCCACGATCCTCTCGGCCTCGCGTTCCGCGTCGAGACGCGCTCGCTCTCGCACCGCGTCGGCACGCTCCCGCGCAGCCGAGATGATCGCGTCCGCCTCGGCGCGCGCATCGTCCTCTATGCGGGTGATGATGTCAGCGATCGCCACCTGGGATCAGCCTCACTATCCGCCGAAGGTCGCCTGCAGCGCGGTCATCATCAGCACTGTCACGATGAGAGCGAAGACCGCGTAGGTCTCGACCAGCGCCGGGAAGATCAGCGCCTTGCCCGAGTCCTCGCTCCTGCGCGCCACGATGCCAGCAGCCGCGGCGCCCGTCTTACCCTGATAGATGCCGGTGAACATGCCAAGGAACGCCACCGGCAGGCACGCCAGGAACACCGCGAAGCCCTGCGGCCCGGTCAGCGTCGACTCACCGCCGAGGATGTTGAAGAAGATCAGCACGAGCACCGCCGCGATGAACCCGTAGATGCCCTGCGTGCTCGGCATCGCCGCGAGCGGCAAGAGCTTGCCGAACTTCTCGCCGTCCTCGGTCACGATGCCTGATACGGTGGCAGACGCGATGGTGATGCCGATCGCGGAGCCCACACCCCCGAGCACCGCCGCAACACCACCACCGAACAGCGCCCAGTTGATGCCCGAGATGCCCCAGAAGAGGTCGCTCACGTTCCCGCTCCTTCCTGCCGCGCGCTGTCGGCATGCAATACCAGTGTCTTCGATCTGAAGGCGAACGGCGCATAGGCGCGGCCCCCGCCCTCGTAGAACTTGCCAAAGAACTCGACGAACTGCAGACGCGCAGGATGCACGAACGCGCTCAGCAGGTTGATCACCACGTTGAACACATGGCCCACCACGAAGATCAGCGCGGCGAAGACCATGATGACCACGCCGCCGACGATGGCCCCGCCGCCCTTGTCGAACATGCTGCCGGCACCGGCGCCCACGAGCCTGGCGAGCAGGTTGAACACCATTCCCACGAGCGTTGCCGAAAGCGCGAGCGCAGCGAGCCGCGTGTAGCTCAGGATATCGCCGATCAGCGATGAGAGGCCGTACACGGCGTAGGCTCCGCCGAGCATGGCCGCCACCACCCGCCGGGTCGCCTTGGACACGACCATTCCTGCGACCGTGATCGCAAGCAGCATCCAGCCGAGGGGGGCGCTCCAACCCAACGCCAGCGAGAGCAGCCAGCCCACGAACACCGCAAGCCACGCGGCGCCCAGCCCCTTGTCCCACGCGGGCGCTTCCACCTCACGCAGCGCGACGTCGATCGCACGGCTCTTGCCGAGCGCGGTGAGGCCCAGCCCCAGTACGATGGCCACCGTGGAGAGCGACGGCACGAGGACCGCCACCGCGATCGCGGCGAACAGCACCACCGTTGACGCCTGATCGAAGACGGCCGACGCCCAGTCGCCTTTGCGCGCGAGATTCCAGGCCGAGATCAGCACGCCGAAGAGCACCTGCAGCACGCCGAGCGCGATGGAGAACACCAGGAAGGTGGGCAGCTCCTCCATCGGGTTGATGAGCCGGAGACTCTCGAGAAGCGGCGGCAGCTCGAGGTCCCATGCGAAGTACGAGCCGAGCGCCACCCCGGCGAACATCGCACCCACCCCGCCCACGATGAAGAGGTCCATGAGCTTCTTAACGCCCGGAGCCACATCGAGCTTCTTCTTGATGAGCCACGACGCCACGATCAGCATCAGCCCATAACCCACATCACCGATGCAGATACCGAAGAAGACCCAAAAGAACGGCGCCAGCAGCGGTGTGGGATCCAGCTCGTCGTACCGCGGCCGGCCGTAGAGGTCGGTCAGCACCTCGAATGGACGCAAGAATCTCGGGTTCTCGAGCTCCACCGGCGGCGTGTCACCTGGGCCGGGGTCCTCGTAGCTCACGTCAAGCGTGTCAGCGAGCGGCTCAAGCGCCTCGTCCAGGACGCCCCGGCGCTTGGCGCTCACCCACCCGGTGATGACGAAGGCCCGCTCCGTCGTCCCGAAGTGTTCGCGGACGGTCACCGCTTCAAGGTCCGCGTCGATGGCCTCCACGAGCGCCACGGCATCGTCGTGGTACTGCTCGGAGAGGGTCTGCGCCTGCCCGTCGAGAACCGCGAGCCGCTCGTCTATCTCGGCTATGCGCTCGAGCGCGACCGCCCGTTCCTCTGCGGGGTAGTCGTGGAGCCCGGGGAACTTCACGTCGGCGAAGTCGGTGCCCGCAAGCACCGCGC
This genomic window contains:
- a CDS encoding V-type ATP synthase subunit I, with amino-acid sequence MAVARMLRVTVLGHTSALDEAVERMRRAGALDIETVAEGTAPAYASPDPAEVRRLEEYRADAVFIRDFLRRYHTSDQPFSSFISEKLHLSEDEFAALEVDTTLLHVYEQCQGVADSMAELRRERGRLQALAHELLAWEPLRLEIGRWVGTEHVALFTGVIPSPEGCATREMLREITPHVSVEELASVGGKTAWVVMAHRTVVDEVRAVLAGTDFADVKFPGLHDYPAEERAVALERIAEIDERLAVLDGQAQTLSEQYHDDAVALVEAIDADLEAVTVREHFGTTERAFVITGWVSAKRRGVLDEALEPLADTLDVSYEDPGPGDTPPVELENPRFLRPFEVLTDLYGRPRYDELDPTPLLAPFFWVFFGICIGDVGYGLMLIVASWLIKKKLDVAPGVKKLMDLFIVGGVGAMFAGVALGSYFAWDLELPPLLESLRLINPMEELPTFLVFSIALGVLQVLFGVLISAWNLARKGDWASAVFDQASTVVLFAAIAVAVLVPSLSTVAIVLGLGLTALGKSRAIDVALREVEAPAWDKGLGAAWLAVFVGWLLSLALGWSAPLGWMLLAITVAGMVVSKATRRVVAAMLGGAYAVYGLSSLIGDILSYTRLAALALSATLVGMVFNLLARLVGAGAGSMFDKGGGAIVGGVVIMVFAALIFVVGHVFNVVINLLSAFVHPARLQFVEFFGKFYEGGGRAYAPFAFRSKTLVLHADSARQEGAGT
- a CDS encoding V-type ATP synthase subunit K produces the protein MSDLFWGISGINWALFGGGVAAVLGGVGSAIGITIASATVSGIVTEDGEKFGKLLPLAAMPSTQGIYGFIAAVLVLIFFNILGGESTLTGPQGFAVFLACLPVAFLGMFTGIYQGKTGAAAAGIVARRSEDSGKALIFPALVETYAVFALIVTVLMMTALQATFGG
- a CDS encoding V-type ATP synthase subunit E, which encodes MAIADIITRIEDDARAEADAIISAARERADAVRERARLDAEREAERIVERTLTQAKVEADTLLANARLAARDSLLAAKKDLAERALAEAGHRLEDLPDDEYVALIAREVAEVAVPGQRIRVSAADEQRLRTLGALLRDAGIDVTVEGTSPDIERGVCVEGDGVRVDVSAASYIAEHRADLLHVAVRTLFAGEDR